The Marinilongibacter aquaticus genome has a window encoding:
- the msrB gene encoding peptide-methionine (R)-S-oxide reductase MsrB — MINKILAVGFLLLAVSCQSNAQKKDRGNCQINEIKKSAAEWKKQLTPLQYKVTREEGTERAFTGIYWDNHDKGVYRCICCDLPLFASDTKFESGTGWPSFYKPLNNCNVLEVKDTSYGMVRIEVECARCHAHLGHVFEDGPKPTGLRYCLNSASLSFVKN, encoded by the coding sequence ATGATAAACAAAATTTTGGCCGTTGGCTTTTTGCTCCTTGCGGTCTCCTGCCAATCGAATGCACAGAAAAAAGACCGTGGCAATTGCCAAATCAACGAAATTAAAAAGTCGGCTGCGGAGTGGAAAAAACAATTGACTCCCCTCCAATACAAAGTAACCCGTGAAGAAGGGACCGAAAGGGCATTTACGGGTATTTATTGGGACAATCACGACAAAGGCGTATACCGTTGCATTTGTTGCGATTTGCCTCTTTTCGCCTCCGACACCAAATTCGAATCGGGTACGGGATGGCCTTCGTTTTACAAGCCCCTCAACAATTGCAATGTTCTTGAAGTAAAAGACACCAGCTATGGCATGGTACGAATCGAGGTGGAATGTGCCCGATGTCATGCCCATTTGGGTCATGTGTTCGAAGACGGCCCCAAACCCACTGGACTGCGGTATTGCTTAAATTCTGCAAGTCTGAGTTTTGTCAAAAATTAA
- a CDS encoding alkaline phosphatase D family protein produces MMKKYCIFALLLFSFQLSRAQIVAGPMLGYSEMREVLLWVQTEESAVVKYNYWPKGNDSIRYSTEAVIAQADKHFIAKNIATGLQPGQIYEYELVLNGVPQSFDYPLEFETQTLWQWRTDPPTFSFAVGSCVYTNETRFDRPGEPYGASYKIFDQIYENDPDFMLWTGDNIYLREVDWNTRNGIYYRYTDFKRQPELQRLFARTHNYAIWDDHDFGPNDSDRSYWGKRWSLEAFKDNWGNPNYIFEDEAVTGTFFWQDAQFFLMDDRWFRAPNYLKDSTKDYFGEKQLDWLIDALAQSQAPFKFVIAGGQVVNENGLFENMSTYEAERETLFKRITDNNISGVIFISGDRHHTCLRKLERPGTYPLYDITISALTSHMAKPMDVERHTKDLIQGTIVEDLQNFGILEVSGPRTDRSLKINIIDNEGKARWDYTIKARELRKPRN; encoded by the coding sequence ATGATGAAGAAGTACTGTATTTTCGCCCTACTCCTTTTTTCTTTTCAATTGTCTCGTGCACAGATCGTTGCTGGTCCGATGCTGGGTTATTCCGAAATGCGGGAGGTGCTGCTCTGGGTACAAACCGAGGAATCGGCAGTGGTAAAATACAATTACTGGCCCAAAGGCAACGACAGCATTCGTTATTCAACAGAAGCTGTGATTGCCCAAGCCGACAAGCACTTTATCGCGAAAAATATCGCCACAGGATTGCAACCCGGGCAAATTTATGAATACGAACTCGTGCTGAACGGCGTGCCACAGTCTTTTGATTATCCTTTGGAATTCGAAACCCAGACATTGTGGCAATGGCGTACAGATCCTCCCACTTTCAGCTTTGCCGTGGGAAGTTGCGTATATACAAACGAAACCCGATTCGACCGCCCCGGCGAGCCCTACGGAGCTTCCTACAAGATTTTCGACCAGATTTATGAAAATGACCCCGATTTTATGCTGTGGACGGGCGACAATATTTATTTACGGGAAGTGGATTGGAATACGAGAAACGGCATTTACTACCGTTACACCGATTTTAAAAGACAGCCCGAACTGCAAAGGCTTTTTGCCCGCACGCACAATTACGCCATTTGGGATGATCACGACTTTGGGCCAAACGATTCGGACAGAAGCTATTGGGGAAAAAGGTGGTCACTTGAAGCTTTCAAAGACAATTGGGGAAATCCGAATTACATCTTTGAAGACGAGGCCGTAACCGGCACCTTCTTTTGGCAGGACGCTCAGTTTTTCCTGATGGACGACCGTTGGTTCAGGGCACCCAACTATTTGAAAGACAGCACAAAAGACTATTTCGGAGAGAAGCAATTGGACTGGTTGATAGACGCATTGGCCCAAAGCCAAGCTCCGTTTAAATTTGTGATCGCGGGCGGGCAAGTCGTGAATGAAAACGGGCTTTTTGAAAACATGTCGACGTATGAGGCCGAAAGAGAAACGCTTTTCAAACGCATCACCGACAACAACATCAGCGGGGTGATTTTCATCTCGGGCGACCGCCACCACACCTGCCTGCGAAAATTGGAAAGACCAGGCACTTACCCTCTATACGATATCACGATTTCGGCCCTTACCAGCCATATGGCCAAACCCATGGATGTGGAAAGGCATACCAAAGACCTTATTCAAGGTACTATTGTTGAAGATTTGCAAAACTTCGGGATTCTCGAAGTATCCGGTCCTCGCACCGACCGTTCGCTGAAAATCAACATCATTGACAATGAGGGCAAAGCCCGCTGGGATTACACCATAAAAGCCCGAGAATTGAGAAAACCGAGAAACTAA